From the genome of Chania multitudinisentens RB-25, one region includes:
- a CDS encoding glycerate kinase, with product MKIVIAPDSYKESLSAFDVASCIEAGFREVFPQANYLKLPMADGGEGTVEVMVAATAGRKIDVEVTGPLGEKVMAFFGLSGDGQSAFIEMAAASGLELVPGQRRNPLKTTSYGTGELIRCALDQGVRHCIIGIGGSATNDGGAGMVQALGARLLDSQGKELGFGGETLAQLACIDISGLDPRIHQCKFEIACDVTNPLTGKEGASAIFGPQKGATPQMVEQLDLALQHYAQMIKYWLDIDVDRVAGAGAAGGMGAALLAFCRADLRQGIEIVMDALGLDELVRDATLVITGEGRIDSQSLNGKVPIGVARVAKRYHKPVIGIAGSLSPDVSVVHQHGLDAVFSVLPSICTLEEALENAGENVRMASRNIAATIKLAQR from the coding sequence ATGAAAATAGTGATTGCGCCGGATTCATACAAAGAAAGCCTTTCTGCATTTGACGTCGCCTCGTGTATTGAGGCTGGGTTTCGAGAGGTTTTCCCACAGGCTAATTACCTGAAACTCCCTATGGCGGATGGGGGGGAAGGCACGGTGGAAGTGATGGTGGCAGCCACCGCTGGTCGCAAAATTGATGTAGAAGTCACCGGGCCGCTCGGTGAGAAAGTGATGGCATTTTTTGGTTTGTCTGGCGATGGGCAAAGTGCTTTTATCGAAATGGCGGCGGCTAGTGGGCTAGAACTGGTGCCGGGGCAACGGCGTAACCCGCTGAAAACCACCTCTTATGGTACTGGTGAACTGATTCGTTGTGCACTGGATCAAGGGGTTCGGCATTGCATTATCGGCATTGGTGGCAGTGCGACCAATGACGGTGGTGCTGGCATGGTGCAGGCTTTAGGCGCCCGGCTATTGGATAGCCAAGGTAAAGAGCTTGGTTTTGGCGGTGAAACGTTGGCTCAGTTAGCATGTATTGATATCAGTGGGTTAGATCCACGTATCCATCAGTGTAAATTTGAGATTGCCTGCGATGTTACCAATCCATTGACCGGTAAGGAGGGGGCTTCGGCAATTTTCGGCCCGCAGAAAGGGGCCACGCCGCAGATGGTTGAACAGCTGGATTTAGCTTTGCAGCATTATGCACAAATGATCAAATATTGGCTGGATATTGATGTTGATCGGGTCGCAGGGGCGGGGGCTGCCGGGGGAATGGGAGCCGCATTGCTGGCTTTCTGCCGGGCAGATTTGCGCCAGGGAATAGAGATTGTTATGGATGCATTGGGGCTGGACGAACTGGTGCGTGATGCGACATTGGTGATCACGGGTGAAGGCCGGATCGATAGCCAGAGCTTGAATGGTAAAGTCCCAATCGGTGTTGCCAGGGTGGCCAAGCGTTATCACAAACCGGTGATTGGTATTGCTGGCAGCCTGAGCCCTGACGTCAGCGTGGTGCATCAACATGGATTGGATGCTGTATTCAGTGTGCTACCCAGTATCTGTACATTGGAAGAAGCATTAGAAAATGCGGGCGAAAATGTGCGGATGGCATCGCGTAATATTGCCGCGACGATCAAATTGGCTCAGAGATAA
- the garR gene encoding 2-hydroxy-3-oxopropionate reductase, giving the protein MRMKIGFIGLGIMGKPMSKNLLKAGYSLVVMDRNTDVVTELVALGAEVAVTPKAVAAQSDIVITMLPNSPQVREVALGENGIIEGAKAGMVLIDMSSIAPLASREISAALAAKQIAMLDAPVSGGEPKAIDGTLSVMVGGDKEVFERCFEVMKTMAGSVVHTGDIGAGNVTKLANQVIVALNIAAMSEALVLATKAGVNPDLVYQAIRGGLAGSTVLDAKAPMVMDRNFKPGFRIDLHIKDLANALDTSHGVGAQLPLTAAVMEMMQALRADGLGNADHSALACYYEKLAKAEVTR; this is encoded by the coding sequence ATCAGGATGAAAATTGGTTTTATTGGCCTGGGCATTATGGGCAAGCCCATGAGCAAAAACTTGCTGAAAGCAGGTTATTCACTGGTAGTAATGGATCGAAATACCGATGTGGTGACCGAGTTGGTCGCATTAGGTGCCGAGGTGGCTGTGACCCCGAAGGCTGTTGCAGCACAAAGCGATATCGTGATTACCATGCTGCCGAATTCACCGCAAGTACGGGAAGTTGCGCTGGGGGAAAATGGCATTATTGAGGGTGCCAAAGCGGGCATGGTGTTGATTGATATGAGCTCCATCGCACCATTGGCGAGCCGCGAAATCAGCGCAGCGCTGGCAGCCAAACAGATTGCCATGCTGGATGCTCCTGTGAGCGGTGGCGAACCTAAAGCGATAGATGGCACGTTGTCGGTGATGGTGGGCGGTGACAAAGAAGTGTTTGAACGCTGCTTTGAAGTGATGAAAACCATGGCGGGATCGGTGGTACATACCGGTGATATTGGTGCCGGTAATGTGACCAAGCTGGCGAATCAGGTGATTGTGGCGCTGAATATTGCAGCAATGTCTGAAGCCCTGGTGCTGGCAACTAAAGCGGGGGTGAACCCGGATCTGGTATATCAGGCAATTCGCGGTGGGCTGGCGGGCAGCACGGTATTGGATGCTAAAGCACCGATGGTGATGGATCGCAATTTCAAACCAGGTTTCCGCATTGATTTGCACATTAAAGATCTGGCTAATGCGCTGGATACCTCCCATGGCGTGGGGGCCCAACTGCCGCTGACCGCAGCGGTGATGGAGATGATGCAGGCACTGCGTGCCGATGGCCTTGGGAATGCCGATCACAGTGCTTTGGCGTGTTATTACGAGAAACTGGCAAAGGCAGAAGTCACCCGATAG
- the garL gene encoding 2-dehydro-3-deoxyglucarate aldolase, with translation MNSCHNRFRQSLLAGETLIGCWSALANPISTEVLGLAGFDWLVLDGEHAPNDIGTFVPQLMALKGSHSAAVVRPPCNEPIIIKRLLDIGFYNFLIPFVESAEQAQQAVASTRYPPAGIRGVSVAHRSNGYGTVPEYFAQINDQITVLVQIESQLGVDNLDEIATVPGVDGIFVGPGDLSAALGYLGQPNHPEVQAVIRHIFERASAHGKASGILAPAEADARRYLEWGARFVAVGSDLGVFRTATQALCDRFKHSGK, from the coding sequence ATGAATAGCTGCCATAACCGTTTTCGTCAGTCGCTGCTTGCAGGGGAAACCTTGATCGGCTGCTGGTCGGCACTTGCCAACCCAATCTCCACTGAAGTGTTAGGGTTGGCCGGTTTCGACTGGTTGGTACTGGACGGTGAACATGCGCCGAATGATATTGGTACTTTTGTGCCACAGCTGATGGCGCTGAAAGGCAGCCACAGTGCTGCGGTGGTGCGCCCACCGTGCAATGAACCCATTATTATCAAACGTTTGCTGGATATTGGGTTTTACAACTTCTTGATCCCGTTTGTGGAAAGCGCTGAACAAGCACAGCAGGCGGTGGCTTCAACCCGCTATCCCCCGGCCGGTATTCGCGGCGTGTCGGTTGCACACCGCAGTAACGGCTACGGCACCGTACCGGAGTATTTCGCCCAGATTAACGATCAGATTACCGTTCTGGTGCAAATCGAAAGCCAATTAGGGGTGGATAATCTGGATGAGATCGCCACCGTGCCTGGCGTTGACGGCATCTTTGTTGGGCCTGGCGATCTTTCTGCGGCATTGGGATATCTCGGTCAACCTAATCACCCGGAAGTGCAGGCGGTGATCCGCCATATTTTTGAGCGCGCCAGCGCACACGGCAAAGCCAGCGGGATTCTGGCACCGGCTGAAGCGGATGCCCGCCGTTATCTGGAATGGGGGGCGAGGTTCGTGGCGGTCGGCAGCGATCTTGGCGTTTTCCGCACTGCCACGCAGGCATTGTGCGATCGTTTTAAACATAGTGGTAAATAA
- the gudD gene encoding glucarate dehydratase, whose protein sequence is MNNTAPKITSMRVVPVAGYDSMLLNLSGAHAPFFTRNIVILQDNAGNTGLGEIPGGEKIRQTLEEAQTLVVGRTLGEYKNVMNTVRSRFADRDASGRGLQTFDLRTTIHVVTGIEAAMLDLLGQFLNVPVAALLGDGQQRDSVEMLGYLFYIGDRNKTPLPYQSQPDEACDWYRLRHEEALTPQSVVRLAEAAYEKYGFNDFKLKGGVLAGCEEAEAVTALAQRFPQARITLDPNGAWSLDEAIALGKQLRNVLAYAEDPCGAEQGFSGREVMAEFRRATGLLTATNMIATDWRQMGHTLQLQSVDIPLADPHFWTMQGSVRVAQMCHEFGLTWGSHSNNHFDISLAMFTHVAAAAPGNITAIDTHWIWQEGNQRLTREPLQIVGGRVAVPQRPGLGIELDHDRLMQGHELYKKHGLGARDDAQGMQYLVPNWVFDNKRPCLVR, encoded by the coding sequence ATGAATAATACCGCACCAAAAATTACTTCCATGCGCGTTGTTCCAGTGGCTGGGTACGACAGTATGCTGCTGAATCTCAGTGGTGCCCATGCACCGTTTTTCACCCGTAATATTGTGATTTTGCAGGATAACGCTGGTAACACCGGGTTAGGCGAAATTCCTGGGGGCGAGAAAATCCGTCAGACCTTGGAAGAGGCGCAAACGCTGGTGGTGGGCAGAACTCTCGGTGAATATAAAAACGTTATGAATACGGTGCGCAGCCGTTTTGCCGATCGCGATGCCAGCGGGCGTGGCCTACAGACTTTTGATTTGCGTACCACTATTCATGTTGTGACCGGTATTGAGGCCGCGATGCTGGATCTGCTGGGCCAGTTCCTGAATGTGCCGGTGGCCGCATTGCTGGGAGATGGGCAACAGCGCGATTCAGTGGAAATGCTCGGTTACCTGTTCTATATCGGCGATCGTAACAAAACCCCGTTGCCTTACCAGAGCCAGCCAGATGAGGCCTGTGATTGGTATCGCCTACGCCACGAAGAGGCTCTAACGCCACAAAGCGTTGTGCGCCTGGCGGAAGCGGCCTACGAGAAATACGGTTTCAACGATTTCAAACTGAAGGGCGGTGTGCTGGCGGGTTGTGAGGAGGCGGAAGCGGTCACCGCGCTGGCGCAACGTTTCCCTCAAGCGCGCATTACCCTCGATCCCAACGGAGCCTGGTCGCTGGATGAAGCGATCGCGCTCGGCAAACAGTTGCGTAACGTGCTGGCCTATGCCGAAGATCCTTGCGGTGCCGAGCAGGGCTTCTCTGGCCGGGAAGTGATGGCGGAGTTTCGCCGTGCCACTGGGCTGCTTACCGCCACCAACATGATTGCCACCGATTGGCGGCAGATGGGGCATACGTTGCAGTTGCAATCGGTGGATATCCCGTTGGCCGATCCCCATTTCTGGACTATGCAGGGCTCGGTACGGGTGGCGCAGATGTGCCATGAGTTTGGCCTTACCTGGGGCTCACATTCCAATAACCACTTCGATATTTCGCTGGCGATGTTCACCCATGTGGCGGCAGCGGCGCCGGGTAACATCACGGCGATCGATACTCACTGGATCTGGCAGGAAGGCAACCAGCGCCTGACGCGGGAACCGTTGCAGATCGTCGGGGGGCGCGTAGCGGTGCCGCAACGGCCAGGGTTGGGAATCGAATTGGATCATGATCGGTTGATGCAGGGTCATGAATTATATAAAAAACATGGGTTGGGGGCTCGTGATGATGCGCAGGGCATGCAATATCTGGTTCCCAACTGGGTCTTTGATAATAAACGCCCGTGTCTGGTGCGTTAA
- a CDS encoding MFS transporter — MSTISTESSAIKRTNKRYWIVVMLFIVTSFNYGDRATLSIAGTSMAQDIGLDPVGMGYIFSAFSWAYVIGQIPGGWLLDRFGSKRVYFWSIFIWSLFTLLQGFVDIFSGFGIVIALFALRFLVGLAEAPSFPGNSRIVAAWFPAHERGTAVAIFNSAQYFATVIFAPIMGWLTHSVGWSHVFFFMGGLGIILSFIWLKVLHDPKDHPSINQAELDYIEAGGALVNMDQKQTKQPKIKGEKWFQIKQLLQSRMMVGVYIGQYCINAMTYFFITWFPVYLVQARGMSILKAGFVASVPAICGFIGGVLGGVLSDYLMRRTQSLTFARKTPIVLGMLLSMSMIFCNYVTTEWMVVGIMAAAFFGKGLGALGWAVMADTAPKEISGLSGGLFNMFGNISGIVTPIAIGYIIGTTGSFNGALIYVGIHAFLAVASYLFIVGEIKRIELKPMTRNGQ; from the coding sequence ATGTCTACTATAAGCACTGAAAGTAGTGCCATTAAGAGAACCAATAAGCGTTACTGGATCGTGGTGATGTTGTTTATTGTTACCTCGTTCAACTATGGCGATCGCGCCACACTTTCTATCGCTGGTACGTCGATGGCCCAAGATATCGGTCTTGATCCGGTTGGAATGGGCTATATCTTCTCGGCGTTTTCTTGGGCTTATGTTATCGGCCAAATCCCAGGCGGTTGGTTATTGGATCGCTTTGGTTCAAAACGGGTATATTTCTGGAGCATTTTCATCTGGTCGCTGTTTACCTTGCTGCAAGGGTTTGTGGATATCTTCAGTGGTTTTGGCATCGTAATCGCGTTATTTGCCCTGCGCTTTCTGGTTGGCCTGGCGGAAGCCCCTTCTTTCCCAGGCAATAGCCGCATTGTGGCAGCCTGGTTCCCCGCCCATGAGCGCGGCACTGCGGTAGCAATCTTCAACTCTGCGCAATATTTTGCCACGGTGATCTTTGCACCGATTATGGGTTGGTTGACGCATTCGGTCGGTTGGTCACACGTTTTCTTCTTTATGGGGGGGCTGGGTATCATCCTGAGCTTTATCTGGCTCAAGGTGTTACACGATCCTAAAGATCACCCCAGTATCAATCAGGCCGAACTGGATTATATCGAAGCCGGTGGTGCCTTGGTTAACATGGATCAGAAACAGACAAAGCAGCCGAAAATAAAAGGCGAAAAGTGGTTTCAGATCAAGCAACTATTGCAGTCTCGCATGATGGTCGGTGTGTATATCGGCCAATATTGTATCAATGCCATGACCTATTTCTTTATCACCTGGTTCCCGGTGTATCTGGTACAGGCGCGTGGCATGTCGATCCTTAAGGCCGGTTTTGTCGCTTCGGTTCCGGCAATCTGTGGTTTTATCGGTGGGGTACTCGGTGGTGTGCTTTCCGACTACCTGATGCGCCGCACCCAATCGCTGACCTTCGCCCGCAAAACACCGATTGTGTTGGGGATGCTGTTGTCGATGTCGATGATCTTCTGTAACTACGTCACAACCGAGTGGATGGTGGTGGGCATCATGGCGGCCGCATTCTTCGGCAAGGGATTGGGCGCTCTAGGCTGGGCGGTGATGGCTGATACCGCGCCGAAAGAGATCAGCGGGTTGAGCGGTGGCCTGTTCAATATGTTCGGCAATATTTCCGGCATTGTCACGCCGATCGCCATCGGCTACATCATCGGCACCACCGGCTCGTTTAACGGTGCGCTGATCTATGTCGGTATTCATGCGTTTCTGGCGGTAGCCAGCTACCTGTTTATCGTAGGTGAGATTAAACGTATTGAATTGAAACCAATGACGAGGAATGGACAATGA
- the garD gene encoding galactarate dehydratase: protein MSVANRINETPLYIKVHPQDNVAIVVNNNGLAKGAIFPCGLTLLEHIPQGHKVALQSIPAGGEILRYGEVIGFALRDIPRGNWIDESLVILPPAPELATLPLANQVPAALPPLEGYTFEGYRNADGSVGSKNLLGITTSVHCVAGVVDYVVKIIERDLLAKYPNVDGVVGLNHLYGCGVAINAPAAVVPIRTIHNLALNPNFGGEVMVVGLGCEKLQPERLLLGTEDVQPISLDENHIVRLQDEKHVGFQSMVADILRVAEQHLQRLNRRQRETVPASELVVGMQCGGSDAFSGVTANPAVGFASDLLVRCGATVMFSEVTEVRDAVHLLTPRVADEQVGKRLLEEMAWYDDYLSSGQTDRSANPSPGNKKGGLANVVEKALGSIAKSGSSAIVEVLSPGQRPSKRGLIYAATPASDFVCGTQQLASGITVQVFTTGRGTPYGLTAVPVIKMATHSALAERWHDLIDINAGTIATGEATIEQVGWELFEFILAIASGRKKTWSDQWGLHNALAVFNPAPIT, encoded by the coding sequence ATGTCCGTAGCTAATCGTATTAACGAAACGCCGTTATATATTAAAGTCCATCCGCAAGATAACGTCGCCATTGTGGTTAATAATAACGGGCTGGCTAAAGGAGCCATATTTCCCTGTGGATTAACCTTGTTAGAACATATTCCGCAGGGGCACAAAGTGGCGCTGCAATCTATTCCCGCAGGAGGGGAGATCCTGCGTTATGGCGAAGTGATCGGTTTTGCTCTGCGGGATATCCCACGTGGTAATTGGATTGATGAATCACTGGTGATACTGCCTCCAGCACCAGAGCTGGCAACGTTACCGCTCGCCAACCAGGTGCCAGCGGCATTACCCCCATTAGAAGGCTATACCTTTGAAGGTTATCGTAATGCTGACGGCAGCGTTGGCAGCAAAAACCTGTTGGGCATTACCACCAGCGTCCACTGCGTAGCCGGCGTCGTAGATTATGTCGTTAAAATTATTGAACGCGATCTGTTGGCGAAGTACCCCAATGTCGATGGCGTGGTTGGCCTCAATCATCTTTATGGCTGCGGTGTTGCCATCAACGCCCCCGCAGCGGTAGTGCCGATCCGCACTATCCATAATCTGGCACTCAATCCTAACTTTGGCGGCGAAGTGATGGTGGTCGGCCTCGGCTGCGAGAAACTACAGCCAGAGCGCCTGCTATTAGGCACCGAAGATGTCCAACCGATTTCTCTGGATGAAAACCACATCGTGCGCCTGCAAGACGAGAAGCACGTCGGTTTTCAGTCTATGGTGGCAGATATCCTGCGCGTTGCCGAGCAACATTTGCAACGGTTAAACCGCCGCCAGCGGGAAACGGTGCCCGCATCAGAACTGGTTGTCGGCATGCAATGCGGCGGTAGCGACGCTTTCTCCGGCGTAACGGCTAACCCGGCGGTCGGCTTTGCCTCCGATCTGCTGGTGCGTTGCGGTGCCACCGTGATGTTCTCCGAAGTCACTGAGGTACGCGACGCGGTTCATCTGCTAACGCCACGGGTCGCCGATGAACAGGTTGGCAAGCGCTTACTGGAGGAGATGGCCTGGTACGATGATTACCTCAGTAGCGGGCAAACCGACCGTAGTGCCAACCCTTCACCCGGCAACAAAAAGGGTGGCCTGGCAAACGTAGTCGAAAAGGCCCTGGGTTCGATTGCCAAATCGGGCAGCAGTGCCATTGTTGAAGTGCTGTCTCCCGGCCAACGCCCCAGTAAACGCGGCCTGATTTACGCCGCCACACCTGCCAGTGATTTTGTTTGTGGTACGCAGCAGTTGGCATCAGGCATTACGGTACAGGTATTTACAACTGGCCGAGGAACGCCTTACGGCTTAACGGCTGTGCCAGTCATCAAAATGGCAACACACAGCGCATTGGCGGAACGCTGGCACGATCTGATCGACATTAATGCGGGAACCATCGCCACTGGCGAAGCCACCATTGAACAAGTAGGTTGGGAATTATTTGAATTTATTCTTGCCATCGCCAGCGGCCGGAAGAAAACCTGGTCAGATCAATGGGGGCTGCACAACGCATTAGCCGTATTCAACCCCGCCCCCATCACCTGA
- a CDS encoding CdaR family transcriptional regulator, protein MAEYHLDAKLAKEIVARTMRIIDSNVNVMDARGRIIGSGDHERLGELHEGALLVLSQARVVDIDDAVARHLHGVRPGINLPLHVDGKIVGVIGLTGNPAQLRQYGELVCMTAEMMLEQARLMSMLAQDSRFREELVLNLIRSEELSPALMEWAHRLGIDPNQPRVAAVVEVDSGQLGVDSAMAELQQLQALLTLPERDNLIAIVSLSEMVVLKPALNHYGRWDAEDHRRRVESLLSRMNESSRLRVRIALGNYFSGPGSLVRSYRTAHTTMAVGKQRMPGQRAYYYQDLVLPVLLGSLRSGWQADELTRPLERLKAMDSNGLLLRTLKTWFLNNVQPTATAKALYIHRNTLEYRLNRISELTGLNLASFDDRLLLYVGLQLDES, encoded by the coding sequence ATGGCGGAATATCATCTGGATGCCAAACTAGCCAAGGAAATTGTTGCTCGCACTATGCGAATCATTGACAGCAACGTCAACGTGATGGATGCCCGGGGCCGGATTATTGGCAGCGGCGATCATGAGCGCTTGGGGGAGCTGCATGAAGGGGCGTTGTTGGTTTTATCGCAGGCAAGAGTCGTGGATATCGACGATGCTGTGGCCCGCCATCTGCACGGTGTGCGGCCAGGTATTAACCTGCCGTTGCATGTTGACGGCAAAATTGTTGGGGTGATTGGCCTGACCGGTAACCCAGCGCAGCTGCGCCAGTACGGTGAACTGGTCTGTATGACAGCAGAGATGATGCTGGAACAGGCTCGATTGATGAGTATGCTGGCGCAGGATAGCCGCTTTCGCGAAGAACTGGTACTGAACCTGATCCGTAGTGAGGAGTTGTCACCCGCGCTGATGGAATGGGCACATCGGTTAGGCATTGATCCTAATCAACCCCGCGTTGCCGCAGTGGTTGAAGTTGACAGCGGTCAGTTGGGCGTTGACAGTGCCATGGCCGAATTGCAGCAGTTACAGGCTTTGTTGACGCTGCCAGAGCGTGACAATCTGATCGCCATTGTTTCTCTGAGTGAGATGGTGGTGCTGAAACCCGCGCTGAATCACTATGGGCGTTGGGATGCGGAAGATCATCGGCGGCGGGTGGAAAGCCTGCTGTCACGTATGAATGAGAGTAGCCGATTACGCGTGCGGATTGCGCTGGGTAACTATTTCAGTGGCCCAGGTAGCCTGGTACGTTCTTATCGAACTGCACACACAACCATGGCGGTTGGCAAACAGCGTATGCCGGGCCAACGGGCCTATTACTATCAGGATCTGGTGTTGCCGGTATTGCTGGGCAGCCTGCGCAGTGGGTGGCAGGCTGACGAGTTGACCAGGCCGTTGGAACGGTTGAAAGCCATGGACAGTAACGGGCTGCTGCTGCGCACGTTAAAAACCTGGTTCCTGAATAACGTGCAGCCAACGGCGACCGCTAAGGCATTGTATATTCACCGGAATACGCTTGAATATCGCCTGAATCGCATTTCAGAGCTCACCGGGCTGAATCTGGCCAGTTTTGACGATCGTTTGCTGCTGTATGTCGGTTTGCAACTGGACGAGAGTTAA
- the surE gene encoding 5'/3'-nucleotidase SurE produces MKKILTLSALLLAMTATSTFAAERPMRILIVNDDGCEAYGTVSLREKLEKKGYDVWISAPSNNQSGIGSAITMKKEPFEYKKLGDKHYCFPGTPADSLDFGLLGFMRDNPPDLVISGVNDGPNTGVAQVNSGTVGAAARAVRYGYPAIAASIGWNTDELAKFKGFPSTKKYWPDSVDYVVDMVDVLAKNWQPGQEILPKGTGLSINYPAYPKNEIKGVKYIINENFPYPQHSYKMLPDNKTIQVLNPEVLKVDTRDTDTGWLHQRYITYTIIDASWNAEQFESAYKQRLNDPRLLKMAQ; encoded by the coding sequence ATGAAAAAAATATTGACTCTTAGTGCGTTACTGCTGGCTATGACGGCCACTTCTACCTTTGCTGCTGAACGCCCGATGCGTATTCTGATCGTGAACGATGACGGTTGTGAAGCTTATGGCACCGTATCGCTACGTGAAAAACTGGAGAAGAAGGGCTATGACGTCTGGATTTCTGCACCTTCAAACAACCAAAGCGGTATTGGTTCAGCCATTACTATGAAAAAAGAGCCGTTCGAATATAAAAAACTGGGGGATAAACACTATTGCTTCCCTGGTACGCCAGCAGATTCTCTAGACTTCGGCTTACTGGGATTTATGCGTGATAACCCACCGGATCTGGTGATTTCTGGCGTCAACGATGGCCCTAATACCGGCGTGGCTCAGGTGAACTCAGGCACTGTTGGTGCCGCAGCTCGTGCTGTACGCTACGGTTATCCAGCGATTGCCGCCAGTATCGGTTGGAATACTGACGAACTGGCAAAGTTTAAAGGCTTCCCAAGCACCAAGAAATACTGGCCGGATTCTGTCGACTATGTGGTTGATATGGTCGATGTTCTGGCAAAAAATTGGCAGCCGGGCCAGGAAATTTTGCCTAAGGGAACTGGGCTGAGTATTAACTATCCTGCTTACCCCAAAAATGAAATCAAGGGCGTCAAATACATTATTAATGAGAATTTCCCTTACCCTCAACACAGCTATAAAATGTTGCCGGATAATAAAACCATTCAAGTTCTGAATCCCGAGGTATTGAAGGTTGATACGCGTGATACGGATACTGGCTGGCTGCATCAGCGCTATATCACCTATACGATTATTGATGCCAGCTGGAATGCTGAACAGTTTGAAAGCGCTTATAAGCAACGCCTGAATGATCCGCGCCTGCTTAAAATGGCTCAATAG
- a CDS encoding glycoside hydrolase family 28 protein — protein sequence MDQSSSIEMAIFIASHFLIKLWAIIHKKEVNIMEFKGRLTLLSVFTSALFTSSVMADTTFKPVTIESLNIPERTCNIRDYGAEATGIWYDTKAFQSAIDDCAGKGGGTVLVPAGFYLSEPLYLKNNINLHLEKGAILQAAAEKAAYTPSEATKKWAGVPKLWPNAENWLAFLNIAEGNNIAITGEGTIDGQGSALLEDFRANARKTGSKGPTNRPRMVFIKDSNHILIENITLQNSPSFHVVFFNTENITINKTKIFAPEWWENTDAIDPMHSRYVTITENTISCGDDHIAIKSVFNDDNTHDYYIARNKFLEGRGLSIGSEASGGIRNILAEDNTFENAMYGIRIKSPRGKGGLVSNVVYKNTRMANVETPVVLAGYYKGGPVTAEGRTEALQKGEFAGGFMLGNQIYPAQTDKAQPFNKHTTPHFDNIQFINLESDGNSKSAGFIIGTPEKPFTNILFDNVRINAREGLRVRNANLRLKNTTITSQDGKAIIEEAGAVISTDQ from the coding sequence ATGGATCAAAGCTCCAGTATTGAAATGGCAATATTTATTGCCTCTCATTTTCTGATTAAGTTATGGGCGATAATACACAAAAAAGAGGTTAACATTATGGAATTCAAGGGCAGACTGACATTACTCAGCGTATTCACTTCAGCTCTCTTTACATCATCAGTGATGGCTGACACCACCTTTAAACCTGTCACTATTGAATCACTTAACATCCCGGAACGCACGTGCAACATCAGGGATTACGGAGCGGAAGCAACCGGGATCTGGTATGACACCAAGGCATTTCAATCAGCGATAGATGATTGCGCAGGGAAAGGTGGCGGAACCGTTCTTGTTCCTGCGGGTTTTTATTTGTCTGAACCGCTTTACTTGAAAAACAATATTAATCTTCATCTTGAAAAAGGCGCCATCCTACAAGCCGCGGCTGAAAAAGCCGCCTATACCCCTTCAGAAGCCACGAAGAAGTGGGCTGGTGTGCCGAAGCTATGGCCAAACGCAGAGAACTGGCTGGCGTTCCTGAACATTGCAGAAGGCAATAACATCGCAATTACCGGGGAAGGCACCATTGATGGGCAAGGTTCTGCGTTACTTGAAGACTTTCGTGCCAATGCCAGAAAAACAGGTTCAAAAGGGCCAACCAATCGGCCTCGGATGGTTTTTATCAAAGACTCGAATCATATCCTGATAGAAAATATAACCTTACAAAATTCACCCAGTTTTCATGTCGTCTTCTTCAACACGGAAAACATTACAATAAACAAAACCAAAATCTTCGCGCCTGAGTGGTGGGAAAATACCGATGCCATTGATCCAATGCACAGCAGGTATGTGACGATCACTGAAAACACCATCAGCTGCGGCGATGACCATATTGCCATTAAATCTGTCTTTAACGATGACAATACCCATGACTATTACATCGCAAGAAATAAGTTTCTTGAAGGCCGCGGGTTGTCTATTGGTTCAGAGGCATCGGGGGGAATACGCAATATCCTCGCAGAAGACAATACGTTCGAAAATGCCATGTACGGAATTCGCATTAAATCACCAAGAGGGAAAGGTGGATTGGTTTCGAACGTCGTCTATAAAAATACCAGAATGGCCAATGTTGAAACACCGGTGGTACTTGCCGGTTACTATAAAGGGGGGCCGGTCACTGCCGAAGGCAGAACAGAAGCGCTTCAGAAAGGCGAATTTGCCGGTGGATTTATGTTAGGCAATCAAATCTATCCTGCTCAGACGGACAAAGCCCAACCATTCAATAAACATACCACCCCTCACTTTGATAACATCCAATTTATTAACCTTGAGTCAGATGGCAACTCGAAGAGTGCCGGGTTTATTATCGGCACGCCAGAAAAACCATTCACCAATATCTTGTTTGACAACGTCAGAATTAACGCACGGGAAGGGCTAAGAGTGCGGAACGCCAACCTTAGACTGAAAAACACCACAATTACTAGCCAAGATGGGAAGGCCATCATCGAAGAAGCGGGGGCAGTTATCAGCACAGACCAATAA